A window of Longispora fulva contains these coding sequences:
- a CDS encoding acyl-CoA thioester hydrolase/BAAT C-terminal domain-containing protein has protein sequence MIVGRDVTGRLVEIIEHVISAPCEGVLVEPVGGGRAGVLVLAGSSGRVDTERCRVLARAGLTALSIRWFGGDGQAPGICEIPLETFVAVIDLLRGTVRGRIGALGLSKGAEAALLLAVHDPRVDAVIALSPTSVVWANVGPGVDGVRHPYRSSWTWQGEPVPFVPYDDSWTPADPEGEPVSLRPLYEQSRRTFADAAGAAVIPIERSAAQLVLVAGGDDLMWPSLTFARELAARCASAGRPATLVTSSDAGHRPRLPGEGPADPSDRFRYGGTVEADAALGAAAWPQVVAALVGDPGVSG, from the coding sequence ATGATCGTTGGACGCGACGTCACGGGGAGACTGGTGGAGATCATCGAACATGTGATCAGCGCGCCCTGCGAGGGCGTCCTGGTCGAGCCGGTGGGGGGCGGCAGGGCCGGCGTCCTCGTGCTGGCCGGTTCCAGTGGCCGCGTCGACACCGAACGCTGCCGGGTGCTCGCCCGCGCCGGGCTGACCGCCCTGTCGATCCGCTGGTTCGGCGGCGACGGCCAGGCACCGGGGATCTGCGAGATTCCGCTGGAGACGTTCGTCGCGGTGATCGACCTGCTGCGGGGCACCGTGCGCGGGCGGATCGGCGCGCTCGGACTGTCCAAGGGCGCCGAGGCTGCGCTGCTGCTGGCCGTCCACGATCCCCGCGTCGACGCGGTGATCGCCCTGTCGCCCACGTCCGTGGTCTGGGCGAACGTCGGCCCCGGCGTCGACGGGGTGCGGCACCCCTACCGTTCGTCATGGACCTGGCAGGGTGAGCCAGTGCCATTCGTCCCCTACGACGACAGCTGGACTCCCGCGGATCCGGAGGGCGAACCGGTGTCCCTCCGCCCCCTGTACGAGCAGAGCCGGCGGACCTTCGCCGACGCCGCCGGGGCCGCCGTGATTCCGATCGAGCGGTCCGCCGCGCAGCTCGTTCTCGTGGCGGGTGGGGACGACCTGATGTGGCCGTCGCTGACCTTCGCCCGGGAACTGGCCGCGCGGTGCGCTTCGGCGGGGCGTCCGGCCACGCTGGTGACCTCGTCCGACGCGGGGCACCGCCCCCGGCTGCCGGGGGAAGGGCCGGCCGATCCGTCTGACCGGTTCCGCTACGGCGGGACTGTGGAGGCTGACGCGGCGCTCGGTGCCGCGGCCTGGCCCCAGGTCGTCGCCGCGCTCGTCGGAGATCCGGGCGTCAGCGGCTGA
- a CDS encoding acetylserotonin O-methyltransferase: MTTSADIGTPMELMSLMQGVWAAKTVAVAHEIGVFEHLSDGQPMALAELARLCDIAHRPAEAVVTTCTALGLLEFDGGECRLTPVAAEYLVEGKPYYFGPAVALFDHHYAGWMRLGRAIRDNRPSTWDDEATETIFDQDDSTFKQRFWQGMYAMSSFTTREMARAHDFSGVRRILDVGGGVGAHDIELCRHYPELRATVYDLALVCEMTQKRIAEEGLADRVSVHPGDFFKDETLPGGHDAVLFSMILHDWSERDNRMLLGKAFAALPSGGTVMVAELLVDDDRTGPLPAALMDVAMVANTREGRNYTAGEYQEWMRQVGFTDVRTVRFDAPAANGLVLGTRP, from the coding sequence GTGACGACGAGTGCGGACATCGGTACCCCCATGGAGCTCATGAGCCTGATGCAGGGCGTCTGGGCGGCGAAAACGGTCGCAGTGGCTCACGAGATCGGCGTCTTCGAGCATCTGTCCGACGGCCAGCCGATGGCGCTGGCCGAGCTGGCCCGACTGTGTGACATCGCCCATCGGCCGGCCGAGGCGGTGGTGACGACCTGCACCGCCCTGGGCCTGCTGGAGTTCGACGGCGGAGAGTGCCGGCTCACCCCGGTCGCCGCCGAGTACCTGGTGGAGGGCAAGCCATACTATTTCGGGCCCGCCGTGGCCCTGTTCGACCACCACTACGCCGGCTGGATGCGCCTGGGGCGGGCCATCCGGGACAACCGGCCCTCCACCTGGGACGACGAGGCGACCGAGACCATTTTCGACCAGGACGACTCGACGTTCAAGCAACGGTTCTGGCAGGGGATGTACGCGATGTCGTCCTTCACCACCCGGGAGATGGCGCGCGCGCACGACTTCTCGGGCGTGCGCCGGATCCTCGACGTCGGCGGCGGGGTGGGGGCGCACGACATCGAACTCTGTCGGCACTATCCGGAGCTGCGGGCCACCGTGTACGACCTGGCGCTCGTGTGTGAGATGACCCAGAAGCGCATCGCGGAGGAGGGGCTCGCCGACCGGGTGTCCGTGCACCCGGGCGACTTCTTCAAGGACGAGACCCTGCCCGGCGGGCACGACGCGGTCCTGTTCTCGATGATCCTGCACGACTGGTCGGAGCGGGACAACCGGATGCTGCTCGGCAAGGCGTTCGCCGCGTTGCCGTCCGGGGGCACGGTCATGGTCGCCGAACTCCTCGTGGACGACGACCGCACCGGCCCGTTGCCGGCGGCGTTGATGGACGTGGCGATGGTCGCGAACACCCGGGAGGGGCGCAACTACACCGCGGGGGAGTACCAGGAGTGGATGCGGCAGGTCGGGTTCACCGACGTGCGCACGGTGCGGTTCGACGCTCCGGCGGCCAACGGCCTGGTCCTCGGCACCAGACCCTGA
- a CDS encoding M20/M25/M40 family metallo-hydrolase: MTRLEAIRLAAQERATVMITRLRDLVALESPPEDPGRLTACADVLDRWGTAVLGRPAQRVMLDGLPHLLWPAADQRVLLLGHYDTVWPAGTHDGWPFALAGDRATGPGVADMKAGIVQMLTALELVGDTSRVGLLLTCDEETGSPASRPLIEEQAARSGAVLVGEPSTESGELKVARKGGSVYRITVHGRAAHAGVEPHRGINASVEAAFHVLAVREFAAEGTTVTPTMVTAGTMTNVVPEKAEFCVDVRAWTSAELDRVDGLIRGLSPRLPGARLTFEGGVNRYPLQHSVSGQLFELAQLAGKEMGLAPVDGVSAPGASDANFTGSLGVPTLCGLGGVGGGSHARDEWVDVSQMPDRAALLAGLVELILDPPQRN; the protein is encoded by the coding sequence GTGACACGACTCGAAGCGATCCGGCTCGCCGCGCAAGAGCGGGCCACGGTAATGATCACTCGACTACGAGACCTGGTGGCCCTCGAATCCCCGCCGGAGGATCCCGGCCGCCTCACCGCCTGCGCGGACGTCCTGGACCGCTGGGGCACGGCGGTCCTGGGCCGTCCAGCCCAGCGCGTCATGCTCGACGGCCTGCCGCATCTCCTCTGGCCGGCGGCCGACCAGCGGGTCCTGCTCCTCGGCCACTACGACACGGTCTGGCCGGCCGGTACGCACGACGGGTGGCCGTTCGCACTGGCTGGCGACCGGGCGACCGGGCCGGGCGTGGCCGACATGAAGGCCGGCATCGTGCAGATGCTCACCGCGCTCGAACTGGTCGGGGACACCTCCCGGGTCGGTCTTTTGCTGACCTGTGACGAGGAGACCGGTTCGCCGGCGTCGCGGCCCCTGATCGAGGAGCAGGCGGCCCGTTCCGGCGCGGTGCTGGTGGGGGAGCCGAGTACCGAGAGCGGGGAGTTGAAGGTCGCCCGCAAGGGGGGCTCCGTGTACCGGATCACCGTGCACGGGCGGGCCGCGCACGCCGGGGTCGAGCCGCACCGGGGGATCAACGCCTCGGTGGAGGCGGCCTTCCACGTGCTGGCGGTGCGCGAGTTCGCGGCGGAGGGCACGACGGTGACCCCGACGATGGTGACGGCGGGCACGATGACGAACGTCGTGCCGGAGAAGGCGGAGTTCTGCGTGGACGTCCGCGCGTGGACGAGCGCGGAACTCGACCGGGTGGACGGGCTGATCCGGGGGCTGTCCCCGCGGCTTCCGGGGGCGCGGCTGACGTTCGAAGGGGGCGTCAACCGGTACCCGTTGCAGCATTCCGTCTCGGGGCAGCTGTTCGAACTGGCGCAACTCGCAGGGAAGGAGATGGGCCTGGCCCCTGTCGACGGGGTGTCGGCGCCCGGCGCCTCCGACGCGAACTTCACCGGCTCGCTCGGGGTGCCGACGCTGTGCGGGCTCGGTGGGGTCGGCGGGGGTTCGCACGCCCGCGACGAGTGGGTGGACGTCTCGCAGATGCCGGACCGGGCGGCGCTGCTCGCCGGTCTCGTGGAGCTGATCCTCGATCCTCCACAGAGGAATTGA
- a CDS encoding carboxylate-amine ligase produces MGAADESSRAGSGPRFGVEEEFLVVDPASRVVVPHAEGVIRRARERLGARVSGEITKMQLETKTDPCGSAKELFAQLTEARGVLGACAAAEGVRVVATGTSVLAGTVPPPITEGARQDRGIAKFRGLHDEQAICAVHVHVEMPDRDRALRVSNHLRPFLPVLITLTANSPFWDGRDSGYASWRTTVWPRWPVAGPPPFFTSVAHYDGLIDTFLSVGALVDTGTIFWDIRPSVSHPTIEIRVADVPITAEESALYAALVRALVVHVGAAVDRGEDGPEVSPELLRVAYWQASRDGLAGDGLDVRTGLLVPAAEQVRNLFDLVRPVLEDNGDLDLVSGWLRRLFDGGTGATRQRAAAERAGDPAGAVDHLVAHTAPSD; encoded by the coding sequence ATGGGTGCCGCTGACGAGTCGTCCCGGGCCGGATCCGGTCCCCGCTTCGGTGTCGAGGAGGAGTTCCTGGTCGTCGATCCGGCGAGCCGGGTCGTGGTGCCACACGCCGAGGGCGTGATCCGCCGGGCCCGCGAGCGCCTCGGCGCAAGGGTCTCCGGTGAGATCACGAAGATGCAGCTGGAGACCAAGACCGACCCGTGCGGCTCGGCCAAGGAGCTGTTCGCCCAGCTCACCGAGGCCCGGGGAGTGCTCGGCGCCTGTGCGGCGGCCGAGGGCGTGCGGGTGGTCGCGACCGGAACATCGGTTCTCGCGGGTACGGTGCCGCCGCCCATCACCGAGGGTGCCCGTCAGGACCGGGGGATCGCGAAGTTCCGTGGTCTGCACGACGAACAGGCCATCTGCGCGGTGCACGTGCACGTCGAGATGCCCGACCGCGACCGGGCGCTGCGGGTGAGCAACCACCTGCGGCCGTTCCTGCCGGTGCTGATCACGCTGACGGCCAACTCGCCGTTCTGGGACGGCCGCGACAGTGGGTACGCGAGCTGGCGCACCACGGTCTGGCCCCGCTGGCCGGTCGCCGGCCCGCCGCCGTTCTTCACCTCCGTCGCGCACTACGACGGGCTGATCGACACGTTCCTGTCGGTCGGGGCGCTGGTGGACACGGGCACCATCTTCTGGGACATCCGGCCGTCCGTGAGCCACCCGACGATCGAGATCCGGGTGGCCGACGTGCCGATCACGGCGGAGGAGTCGGCGCTGTACGCGGCGCTGGTCCGCGCCCTCGTCGTGCACGTCGGGGCGGCCGTCGACCGGGGCGAGGACGGTCCGGAGGTGTCGCCGGAGCTGCTGCGCGTGGCGTACTGGCAGGCGTCCCGCGACGGCCTGGCCGGTGACGGCCTCGACGTGCGCACCGGGCTGCTGGTGCCGGCCGCCGAGCAGGTGCGCAACCTGTTCGACCTGGTCCGTCCGGTGTTGGAGGACAACGGCGACCTCGACCTGGTGTCCGGCTGGCTGCGCCGGCTGTTCGACGGCGGCACCGGGGCGACCCGGCAGCGCGCGGCGGCCGAGCGGGCGGGCGATCCGGCGGGCGCGGTCGACCATCTCGTGGCGCACACGGCCCCTTCCGACTGA
- a CDS encoding nitroreductase family protein, giving the protein MISTARAFADRMAARRSVRDFSSAPVPLEVIDQAVRAASTAPSGANLQPWRFVVMTDRDRKRQLRYAAEAEEREFYARRASPDWLDAVAPMGTDWQKPFLETAPVVIVVFEVHQGPSSPKPYYAKESVGIAVGLLIAALHHAGLATLTHTPVPMRFLNEVCDRPPEERAFAVMPVGYPAEDATVPDLVRKSLSEVLVRR; this is encoded by the coding sequence ATGATCTCCACGGCCCGCGCGTTCGCCGACCGGATGGCCGCGCGCCGGTCCGTCCGGGACTTCTCGTCCGCGCCGGTCCCTCTGGAGGTCATCGACCAGGCCGTCCGGGCGGCCTCCACGGCTCCGAGCGGGGCGAATCTGCAGCCCTGGCGGTTCGTCGTGATGACGGACCGCGACCGCAAGCGCCAGCTCCGGTACGCGGCGGAGGCCGAGGAGCGCGAGTTCTACGCCCGCCGGGCGAGCCCGGACTGGTTGGACGCCGTGGCCCCGATGGGCACGGACTGGCAGAAGCCGTTCCTGGAGACGGCGCCGGTCGTCATCGTCGTGTTCGAGGTGCACCAGGGCCCGAGCAGCCCGAAGCCGTACTACGCGAAGGAGTCCGTCGGCATCGCCGTCGGACTCCTGATCGCCGCGTTGCACCACGCCGGGCTGGCCACCCTGACCCACACGCCGGTCCCGATGCGGTTCCTCAACGAGGTGTGCGACCGGCCGCCGGAGGAGCGGGCGTTCGCCGTGATGCCGGTCGGCTACCCGGCCGAGGACGCGACGGTCCCCGACCTGGTCCGCAAGTCGCTCAGCGAGGTGCTGGTCCGCCGATGA
- a CDS encoding NAD(P)-binding domain-containing protein, which yields MSRDGGATEFHRYIIVGAGPAGVQLSYYLHQAGSDYLTLERTEAPAEFFRVFPRHRKLISLNKVHTQSTDPEIRLRWDWNSLLHEPADVPFGKYSTEYFPHADDIVRYLADFQRYHQLTVRFGVDVLRVEKTDDGFLVHTADRVLRCECLIMATGWGKPNVPAIRGIEHAVGYEVMETDPARYANQRVMVIGKGNSAFETASAILGHAAMVHLASPRPLRLAWNTKHPGDVRGQFGAVLDSYQFKTLHSVLDCVIDEIRPVGDHFEVDITYTHADGETATLEYESVLRCTGFSIDTSVYDPGCQPELVPSGRMPTTGPDWQSTNVDGLYFAGTLAQARDFKKASSAFIDGFRYNLRTLTTLLRERYENAPLTPGTVAADPDALTTLVLDRVNWSSALWTQFEFLCDALVVDDATGEVRHYVDLPEDYVVSRFGDEPHVYAFSLRWGRDEYGDVFAIERHPEPDRAKESAFIHPVVRRYSHGELVAEKHLLEDLLAEWRRQDRHVDPLRAFFAEQLGG from the coding sequence ATGTCACGCGATGGCGGAGCGACCGAATTTCACCGGTACATCATTGTCGGCGCGGGCCCGGCGGGGGTACAGCTGAGCTACTACCTTCACCAGGCCGGCAGCGACTACCTGACCCTGGAGCGGACCGAGGCGCCAGCCGAGTTCTTCCGGGTCTTCCCAAGACACCGCAAACTGATCTCGCTGAACAAGGTGCACACCCAGAGCACGGATCCGGAGATCCGGCTGCGCTGGGACTGGAACTCGCTGCTGCACGAGCCGGCCGACGTCCCGTTCGGCAAGTACAGCACCGAGTATTTCCCGCACGCCGACGACATCGTGCGCTACCTGGCGGACTTCCAGCGATACCACCAGCTCACGGTGCGGTTCGGGGTCGACGTCCTGCGGGTCGAGAAGACCGACGACGGGTTCCTCGTGCACACCGCCGACCGGGTGCTGCGCTGCGAGTGCCTGATCATGGCCACGGGTTGGGGCAAGCCCAACGTGCCGGCGATCCGCGGCATCGAACACGCCGTCGGCTACGAGGTCATGGAGACCGACCCCGCCCGGTACGCCAACCAGCGGGTCATGGTCATCGGCAAGGGCAACTCGGCGTTCGAGACCGCGTCGGCGATTCTCGGCCACGCGGCGATGGTGCACCTGGCCAGCCCCCGCCCGCTGCGACTGGCCTGGAACACCAAGCACCCCGGCGACGTGCGCGGGCAGTTCGGCGCGGTCCTGGACAGCTACCAGTTCAAGACGCTGCACTCGGTCCTCGACTGCGTGATCGACGAGATCCGGCCGGTCGGCGACCACTTCGAGGTCGACATCACCTACACGCACGCCGACGGCGAGACGGCGACCCTGGAGTACGAGTCCGTGCTGCGCTGCACCGGCTTCTCCATCGACACCTCCGTCTACGACCCCGGGTGCCAGCCCGAGCTCGTCCCCAGCGGCCGGATGCCCACCACCGGCCCCGACTGGCAGTCCACCAACGTCGACGGCCTGTACTTCGCCGGCACCCTCGCCCAGGCCCGCGACTTCAAGAAGGCGTCGTCGGCGTTCATCGACGGCTTCCGGTACAACCTGCGGACCCTGACCACGCTCCTGCGGGAACGCTACGAGAACGCGCCGCTCACGCCCGGTACCGTCGCCGCCGACCCGGACGCGCTGACCACGCTCGTCCTCGACCGGGTCAACTGGAGTTCGGCGCTGTGGACCCAGTTCGAGTTCCTCTGCGACGCGCTGGTCGTCGACGACGCGACCGGCGAGGTCCGGCACTACGTCGACCTGCCCGAGGACTACGTCGTGTCCCGGTTCGGCGACGAGCCGCATGTGTACGCGTTCTCGCTGCGCTGGGGCCGCGACGAGTACGGGGACGTGTTCGCCATCGAACGGCACCCCGAACCCGACCGGGCCAAGGAGAGCGCCTTCATCCACCCGGTGGTCCGCCGCTACTCCCACGGTGAGCTCGTCGCCGAGAAGCACCTGTTGGAGGACCTGCTGGCCGAGTGGCGACGGCAGGACCGGCACGTCGATCCGCTGCGGGCGTTCTTCGCCGAGCAGTTGGGTGGCTGA
- a CDS encoding SPFH domain-containing protein has product MGVGLTGVIAVVVVVLLLLLFLRSVHRIGPTQVGLVTKRYGFRRLPDDNPIAFRGEAGYQAELLMPGARFKLWPVYSVIKFPWVQVPAGEIGVVIAQVGRPLPIGAKSAHYRPEFGNYGDLRAFLDHGGEKGVQRPVLPPGTLAPIHPVAFLVITTREVFGLPVAPELAFAEHKHQLTPESFGLRHEQLNVVVIAPNENRDMIGLVTVLEGEPLPSGDIASRLGGFDDIAGMEDETSDAGIIDVLLGSKNSLHNNYQDFQRFMDSGGRIGLQHDPLLYGAYLLNPFLVRVEMVPMLVVNQGQVAVIKGFVGLPTLDTSGEDFKFGSIVRPGHRGIWQEPLRTGKYAINPRIYAAEIVPTSILTLNWASASSQAHNLDARLESIVGKSREGFVFTIDLQVQIHISDTRAPKVISSVGTILNLVNEVLQSAVGNHFRNTLQDLEAIRFIETRQEVQESAFTAITRYLTGYEVETRGVYIQDVVFPPELVDVLTHREIANQQRATYEEQQRAETVRIQMEKARGTANMQADLAAAQVSVEINRNRAEAREAEAGGEAAYVRLTGQAQADKVQALGLAEAKAAEALGLAKAAGFTAQREAIGELSTALVAVAGAIAEGQIKIVPEVLVTGGSTLDGLAGTLMKALNNGSLTLPGSGEPAEEE; this is encoded by the coding sequence ATGGGGGTTGGTCTGACCGGCGTCATCGCCGTCGTCGTCGTGGTGCTACTACTCCTTCTCTTCCTCCGCTCCGTGCACCGGATCGGCCCCACCCAGGTGGGCCTCGTCACCAAGCGGTACGGTTTCCGCCGGCTCCCCGACGACAACCCGATCGCGTTCCGTGGCGAGGCCGGCTACCAGGCCGAACTGCTCATGCCCGGGGCCCGGTTCAAGCTGTGGCCGGTGTACTCGGTGATCAAGTTCCCCTGGGTGCAGGTCCCGGCCGGCGAGATCGGCGTCGTCATCGCCCAGGTGGGCCGGCCGCTGCCGATCGGCGCGAAGAGCGCGCACTACCGACCGGAGTTCGGCAACTACGGCGACCTGCGCGCGTTCCTCGACCACGGCGGCGAGAAGGGCGTCCAGCGCCCCGTGCTGCCGCCGGGCACCCTGGCCCCGATCCATCCGGTCGCCTTCCTGGTCATCACGACCCGGGAGGTGTTCGGGCTGCCCGTGGCCCCGGAGCTCGCGTTCGCCGAGCACAAGCACCAGCTCACCCCCGAGTCGTTCGGCCTGCGGCACGAGCAGCTCAACGTCGTCGTGATCGCCCCCAACGAGAACCGGGACATGATCGGCCTGGTCACGGTCCTGGAAGGCGAGCCGCTGCCGTCCGGGGACATCGCCAGCCGGCTCGGCGGGTTCGACGACATCGCCGGCATGGAGGACGAGACGTCCGACGCCGGGATCATCGACGTGCTCCTCGGCTCGAAGAACAGCCTGCACAACAACTACCAGGACTTCCAGCGGTTCATGGACAGCGGCGGGCGGATCGGTTTGCAGCACGACCCGCTGCTGTACGGGGCGTACCTGCTCAACCCGTTCCTGGTCCGCGTCGAGATGGTGCCGATGCTCGTCGTCAACCAGGGCCAGGTCGCCGTCATCAAGGGCTTCGTCGGACTGCCCACCCTGGACACCTCGGGCGAGGACTTCAAGTTCGGCAGCATCGTGCGGCCCGGGCACCGGGGCATATGGCAGGAGCCGCTGCGCACCGGCAAGTACGCGATCAACCCGCGGATCTACGCCGCCGAGATCGTGCCCACCTCGATCCTCACCCTCAACTGGGCCAGCGCCTCCTCCCAGGCGCACAACCTCGACGCCCGGCTCGAGTCGATCGTCGGCAAGAGCCGCGAGGGCTTCGTGTTCACCATCGACCTGCAGGTCCAGATCCACATCTCCGACACCCGCGCCCCCAAGGTGATCTCCTCGGTCGGCACGATCCTCAACCTGGTCAACGAGGTGCTGCAGTCGGCCGTCGGCAACCACTTCCGCAACACCCTCCAGGACCTCGAGGCCATCCGGTTCATCGAGACCCGCCAGGAGGTGCAGGAGTCGGCGTTCACCGCGATCACCCGGTACCTGACCGGCTACGAGGTCGAGACCCGCGGCGTGTACATCCAGGACGTGGTGTTCCCGCCCGAGCTCGTCGACGTGCTCACCCATCGCGAGATCGCCAACCAGCAGCGCGCCACCTACGAGGAGCAGCAGCGCGCCGAGACCGTCCGGATCCAGATGGAGAAGGCCCGGGGCACGGCCAACATGCAGGCCGATCTCGCCGCCGCCCAGGTGTCGGTGGAGATCAACCGGAACCGGGCCGAGGCGCGCGAGGCCGAGGCCGGCGGCGAGGCGGCGTACGTGCGGCTGACCGGTCAGGCCCAGGCCGACAAGGTGCAGGCGCTCGGCCTGGCCGAGGCGAAGGCCGCCGAAGCGCTCGGGCTGGCCAAGGCCGCCGGGTTCACCGCTCAGCGGGAGGCGATCGGGGAGCTGTCCACGGCCCTGGTCGCGGTCGCCGGCGCGATCGCGGAAGGTCAGATCAAGATCGTTCCGGAGGTACTGGTCACCGGCGGCTCCACCCTCGACGGCCTCGCCGGGACGCTGATGAAGGCGCTGAACAACGGATCGCTGACCCTGCCGGGGAGCGGGGAGCCGGCCGAGGAGGAGTGA
- a CDS encoding cytochrome P450 family protein, with product MNNAAVWDTDETALRACPYPAYAALRADGPVHRVDRTDAAPVWYVVGHAEARRALTDPRLVRDVTRLPEEGRPVEPLAALGLDRSMLGVDPPDHTRLRGLVSAAFTVRRVALLRTRIREITDGLLDAVADRSGVDLLDVFARPLPAIVICELLGVPVTDRAVFLGWIRDLFDHAGPRASVRAAGRALAAYLGDLVAAKRASPDQGLISALLAARDERHRLTDAELLSTVTLLLVAGLETTVHLIGAATVALLRHPDQVATLRTEPDLWPRAVEELLRYDGPTEMAVARWATTDLILGGVPVPAGGEVMVVLSAANHDPALTDDPDRLDIHRRPVPHVAFGHGVHHCLGAPLARLEAEIALRTLFERFPQLRLAVPAGDLRLVPNLSLRSLTALPVTLT from the coding sequence GTGAACAACGCTGCGGTGTGGGACACCGACGAAACGGCGCTGCGGGCGTGCCCGTACCCGGCGTACGCGGCGCTGCGGGCGGACGGTCCCGTACACCGGGTGGACCGGACCGACGCCGCCCCGGTCTGGTACGTCGTGGGGCACGCCGAAGCGCGGCGGGCGCTCACCGATCCCCGGCTCGTCCGGGACGTCACCCGGCTGCCCGAGGAGGGCCGGCCGGTCGAACCGCTCGCCGCGCTCGGCCTGGACCGGTCCATGCTCGGCGTCGACCCGCCCGACCACACCCGGCTGCGCGGGCTCGTGTCCGCGGCGTTCACGGTGCGCAGGGTCGCGCTGCTGCGGACCAGGATCCGGGAGATCACCGACGGACTGCTCGACGCGGTGGCCGACCGAAGCGGCGTGGACCTGCTCGACGTGTTCGCCCGCCCCCTGCCGGCGATCGTGATCTGCGAACTCCTCGGCGTACCCGTCACGGACCGGGCGGTGTTCCTGGGCTGGATCCGCGACCTGTTCGACCACGCCGGCCCCCGGGCGTCGGTCCGCGCGGCCGGCCGGGCCCTGGCCGCCTACCTCGGGGACCTCGTCGCGGCGAAGCGCGCGTCCCCCGACCAGGGCCTGATCTCGGCGCTGCTCGCGGCGCGCGACGAGCGGCACCGCCTCACCGACGCCGAACTGCTGTCCACGGTCACCCTGCTGCTGGTCGCCGGCCTCGAGACCACTGTGCACCTGATCGGCGCGGCGACCGTGGCGCTGCTGCGACACCCTGACCAGGTGGCGACGCTGCGCACCGAACCGGACCTGTGGCCGCGCGCCGTGGAGGAACTGCTGCGCTACGACGGGCCCACCGAGATGGCGGTCGCCCGGTGGGCCACCACCGACCTCATCCTCGGCGGGGTGCCCGTCCCGGCGGGCGGCGAGGTCATGGTGGTGCTCAGCGCGGCCAACCACGACCCCGCGCTCACTGACGATCCCGACCGGTTGGACATCCACCGCCGGCCGGTCCCGCACGTGGCATTCGGGCACGGCGTGCACCACTGTCTGGGCGCGCCGCTGGCCCGGCTGGAGGCGGAGATCGCGCTGCGGACGTTGTTCGAACGGTTCCCACAGCTCCGGCTGGCCGTACCCGCCGGGGACCTGCGGCTGGTGCCGAACCTGTCCCTCCGGTCGCTGACGGCGTTGCCGGTGACGCTGACCTAA